The following coding sequences lie in one Methanosarcinales archaeon genomic window:
- a CDS encoding inositol-3-phosphate synthase has protein sequence MQNIKIAIVGIGNCASSLIQGIEYYRSKNQNDASGLMHWDIDGYKPYNIDVVAAFDIDKRKVGKDVSEAIFALPNCTTVFCDNIPKSNVKVNMGQILDGFSEHMNDYDEKHSFVKADEKELSKEDIVKILADSGVEILLNYLPVGSEEAVRFYAECALDANVGFINNMPVFIASDPTWAQRFKEKGLPIIGDDIKAQLGATITHRTLADLFEKRGVKIERTYQLNTGGNTDFLNMLNRSRLVSKKTSKTESVQSVIATRLDDENIHIGPSDYVPWQKDNKICYLRIEGKLFGDVEMNLELRLSVEDSPNSAGVVINAIRCCKLALNRGISGVLFSPSAYFMKHPPKQFTDDEAYRLTEEFIAGKRED, from the coding sequence ATGCAAAACATTAAAATCGCAATTGTAGGGATCGGAAATTGCGCCAGTTCATTGATCCAAGGTATCGAATATTACAGGAGCAAGAATCAGAACGATGCTTCTGGACTGATGCACTGGGACATTGATGGGTACAAACCTTATAATATTGATGTTGTAGCTGCTTTCGATATTGATAAAAGAAAGGTGGGAAAGGATGTTTCAGAGGCTATTTTTGCATTACCTAACTGCACAACAGTGTTTTGTGATAATATACCTAAGTCAAATGTCAAAGTAAATATGGGACAAATACTTGATGGTTTTTCAGAGCACATGAATGATTACGATGAGAAACACTCTTTTGTCAAAGCTGACGAAAAAGAATTATCTAAAGAAGACATTGTAAAAATATTGGCAGATTCGGGTGTGGAAATACTATTAAATTATTTACCAGTAGGTTCGGAAGAGGCTGTACGGTTCTATGCTGAGTGTGCTCTTGATGCCAATGTTGGTTTTATTAATAATATGCCCGTGTTTATTGCCAGTGACCCTACATGGGCACAAAGGTTCAAAGAAAAGGGTTTACCCATAATCGGAGATGATATCAAGGCCCAATTAGGAGCCACTATTACCCACAGGACACTGGCCGATCTATTTGAAAAAAGGGGGGTTAAGATCGAACGAACTTATCAGTTAAATACCGGTGGAAATACGGATTTTCTTAACATGCTAAACAGAAGCAGGCTTGTTTCGAAAAAGACATCCAAGACCGAATCTGTCCAGTCAGTAATTGCCACAAGGCTTGATGATGAAAATATCCACATAGGACCCAGCGATTATGTTCCCTGGCAAAAGGATAATAAGATCTGCTACCTGAGAATAGAAGGCAAGTTGTTTGGAGATGTTGAAATGAACCTTGAACTGCGGTTATCTGTAGAAGATTCTCCCAACTCTGCCGGGGTAGTCATCAATGCAATACGATGTTGTAAACTGGCTCTTAATAGAGGTATTAGCGGAGTGCTGTTCTCTCCATCGGCTTATTTTATGAAACATCCTCCTAAACAGTTCACAGATGATGAAGCTTATCGTTTAACAGAAGAATTCATTGCTGGAAAACGTGAGGATTAA
- a CDS encoding 50S ribosomal protein L15e codes for MAKSMYGHIRDAWKDPDKTYVHELRWHRLQEWRRESAVQRIDKPTRLDRARSLGYKAKQGIVLARASVRRGSARKSRYIRGRRTKRMGMRKITRGKSIQRIAEERTARRFPNLLILNSYWVAEDGKRKWYEVIMVDPSHPVIKSDPNLNWVCNPNQKGRVFRGKTSAGTKGRGQRKRGNGTEKTRPSIRSHGNLGK; via the coding sequence ATGGCAAAATCAATGTATGGTCATATTAGGGATGCCTGGAAAGATCCAGACAAAACCTATGTTCATGAACTCAGATGGCACAGACTCCAGGAATGGAGACGGGAATCTGCTGTCCAGAGGATAGATAAACCCACACGGCTGGACCGTGCCCGCAGTCTTGGTTACAAAGCCAAACAGGGCATCGTACTGGCAAGAGCAAGTGTCAGGCGTGGAAGTGCCCGGAAATCCCGGTATATAAGAGGACGCAGGACCAAGCGTATGGGCATGCGCAAGATCACAAGGGGCAAGAGCATCCAGCGCATAGCTGAAGAAAGGACTGCACGCCGGTTTCCTAACCTTCTGATATTAAATTCATACTGGGTAGCCGAAGATGGAAAGCGCAAATGGTACGAGGTAATTATGGTAGACCCAAGCCACCCTGTCATAAAAAGCGATCCAAATCTGAACTGGGTATGCAATCCTAATCAAAAAGGTCGTGTATTCAGGGGCAAGACCAGTGCTGGTACCAAAGGAAGGGGCCAGCGAAAGCGGGGTAATGGTACTGAAAAGACCCGACCTAGTATCAGATCTCATGGTAATCTAGGAAAGTGA
- a CDS encoding exosome subunit → MFHHIYLRTSSQATEDTEKVRSALRLFFPQRDDAGNDEPDIIHESIMSGHYGNLITILEAEIVKKKDGKYVIDLIKQHLDPEELSRIVTELPLRIDEECNLYLRFDKQEAYKGNLKMAQISDAILLRIKLKAYPAKQEKAIYVAKELFSEVNCGHN, encoded by the coding sequence ATGTTCCATCATATCTATTTGCGTACAAGCTCTCAAGCTACTGAAGACACGGAAAAGGTCCGCTCTGCTCTTAGACTATTTTTCCCTCAAAGGGATGATGCTGGAAATGATGAACCCGACATTATCCATGAAAGTATCATGTCAGGTCACTACGGGAATTTAATTACAATCCTGGAAGCAGAAATTGTAAAGAAAAAGGACGGCAAGTATGTAATAGACCTGATTAAGCAGCACCTTGATCCTGAGGAATTATCCAGAATTGTCACAGAACTTCCACTGCGGATTGATGAAGAGTGTAACCTTTATTTAAGGTTCGATAAACAAGAAGCTTATAAGGGTAATTTGAAAATGGCACAGATATCTGATGCTATTCTCCTTCGAATAAAATTAAAGGCTTATCCGGCAAAACAGGAAAAAGCAATATATGTGGCAAAGGAATTATTTAGTGAGGTGAATTGTGGGCATAATTAA